One genomic window of Brevundimonas vesicularis includes the following:
- a CDS encoding excinuclease ABC subunit UvrA: MQVRGARQNNLKNIDVDVPRDAFVVFTGISGSGKSSLAFGTLYAEAQRRYLESVAPYARRLIDQAGVPEVDVIDGLPPAVALQQQRGSANARSSVGSVTTLSSLVRMLYSRVGEYPRHQPMLYAEDFSPNTVAGACATCHGIGRVYDATEETMVPDDSLTIRDRAIAAWPTAWHGQNLRDILVSLGYDVDTPWRDLPKKDRDWILFTEEAPTVPVYAGLTPEQTRAALKRRMEPSYQGTFTGARRYVLETFANTKSALMKKRVSQYIIGRDCPTCDGKRLKREALSVKFAGLDIAEFGDLTVLKLKDLLMPVAHGAYGAVSAPSKGHVLEKAARDAAVEQRVAAGGSAHKSAPDVRRTPNLSDEKRIAAQRLACELIERLDPLIDLGLGYISLDRSTPTLSSGELQRLRLATQLSSQLFGVVYVLDEPSAGLHPADGEALLTILERLKAAGNSLFVVEHDLDVIRRAEWLVDVGPGAGEKGGEVLYSGPIEGLADVESSITRRYLFAEPVRSERTPRDPKAWLRLEGIRRNNLHGLDVEFPIGCFTAVTGVSGSGKSSLVSQALPELVTEHLGGSPAADEEDIDPLLDVAQNDTEGRIVAGMEHVRRLVRVDQKPIGRTPRSNLSTYSGMFDHVRRIFADTPLARRRHYSPGRFSFNVAQGRCPVCEGEGYVMVELLFLPSVFAPCSTCHGSRYNPQTLEVEWNGRNIAQVLELTVDDACDFFAGEASVMRSLDVLREIGLGYLRLGQPATELSGGEAQRIKLATELQRAQRGNTIYILDEPTSGLHPSDGDRLMQHLQGLVDAGNTVVVVEHDMRAVTQADWIIDLGPGAGEDGGRIVASGVPGVVAEAKGSLTARYLKAAL, from the coding sequence GTGCAGGTTCGCGGCGCGCGCCAGAATAACCTCAAAAATATTGACGTCGATGTACCGCGCGACGCCTTCGTGGTGTTCACCGGCATATCGGGCTCGGGCAAGTCATCGCTGGCTTTCGGCACGCTCTACGCCGAAGCGCAGCGGCGTTATCTGGAATCGGTTGCGCCCTATGCCCGTCGCCTGATCGACCAGGCCGGCGTGCCGGAGGTCGACGTGATCGACGGTTTGCCGCCTGCGGTCGCGCTGCAGCAGCAGCGCGGCTCGGCCAACGCGCGATCCTCGGTCGGCAGCGTGACGACGCTCTCCAGCCTGGTGCGGATGCTCTATTCGCGCGTCGGCGAATATCCGCGCCATCAACCCATGCTCTATGCGGAGGATTTCTCCCCCAACACGGTCGCGGGGGCCTGCGCGACCTGCCACGGCATCGGCCGCGTATATGACGCGACCGAAGAGACAATGGTTCCTGACGACAGCCTCACCATTCGCGACCGGGCGATCGCCGCCTGGCCGACCGCCTGGCATGGGCAGAACCTGCGCGATATCCTCGTTTCGCTCGGCTATGACGTCGACACGCCGTGGCGCGACCTGCCGAAAAAGGATCGCGACTGGATTCTCTTCACGGAAGAGGCGCCGACGGTGCCGGTCTATGCGGGTCTGACGCCCGAACAGACCCGGGCGGCGCTCAAGCGCCGCATGGAGCCGAGCTACCAGGGCACCTTCACCGGCGCGCGCCGCTATGTGCTGGAAACCTTCGCCAACACTAAAAGCGCGCTGATGAAGAAGCGCGTCTCGCAATATATCATCGGCCGCGATTGCCCGACCTGCGACGGCAAGCGCCTGAAGCGCGAAGCCTTGTCGGTCAAATTCGCCGGCCTCGACATTGCCGAGTTCGGCGACCTGACGGTGCTCAAGCTGAAGGACTTGCTGATGCCCGTCGCGCATGGCGCGTATGGGGCGGTCTCAGCCCCCTCAAAGGGCCATGTTCTGGAAAAAGCGGCCCGCGATGCAGCGGTCGAACAACGGGTTGCGGCGGGCGGCTCTGCGCACAAGAGCGCGCCCGACGTACGCCGCACGCCCAATCTCTCCGACGAGAAGCGGATCGCCGCCCAACGCCTTGCCTGCGAATTGATCGAGCGGCTGGACCCGCTGATCGATCTTGGCCTTGGCTACATTTCGCTCGACCGCAGCACGCCGACGCTCTCCTCCGGAGAGCTGCAGCGCTTGCGGCTTGCCACGCAATTGTCGTCACAGCTTTTCGGGGTGGTCTATGTGCTTGACGAGCCTTCGGCAGGGTTGCACCCGGCAGATGGCGAAGCCTTGCTCACCATCCTCGAGCGTCTCAAGGCGGCGGGCAACTCCCTGTTCGTCGTCGAACATGATCTCGACGTGATCCGCCGCGCGGAATGGCTCGTCGATGTCGGGCCAGGAGCCGGGGAAAAGGGCGGTGAAGTCCTCTACAGCGGGCCGATAGAGGGGCTTGCCGACGTCGAGAGTTCGATCACCCGCCGCTACCTGTTCGCAGAGCCGGTCCGCAGTGAGCGCACACCGCGCGATCCCAAGGCATGGCTACGCCTGGAAGGGATCAGACGGAACAATCTCCATGGTCTCGACGTCGAGTTTCCCATCGGCTGCTTCACCGCTGTCACCGGCGTTTCGGGATCGGGTAAATCCAGTCTTGTCAGTCAGGCGCTACCCGAGCTCGTCACGGAACACCTCGGCGGCTCCCCCGCGGCTGATGAGGAGGATATCGATCCGCTGCTCGATGTTGCGCAGAACGACACTGAAGGACGCATTGTCGCAGGCATGGAGCATGTTCGCAGGTTGGTGCGGGTCGATCAGAAGCCGATCGGCCGCACGCCGCGCTCGAACCTATCCACCTACAGCGGCATGTTTGACCATGTGCGACGGATCTTCGCTGATACGCCGCTCGCCCGCCGGCGGCACTACAGCCCGGGAAGGTTCTCGTTCAACGTCGCGCAAGGCCGCTGCCCTGTGTGCGAGGGCGAGGGATACGTCATGGTGGAGCTGCTATTCCTGCCGAGCGTTTTTGCCCCGTGCTCGACCTGTCATGGCTCGCGCTACAACCCGCAAACGCTCGAAGTCGAATGGAACGGGCGCAATATCGCCCAGGTGCTCGAACTGACGGTCGACGATGCGTGCGATTTCTTCGCTGGCGAGGCATCTGTAATGCGCTCCCTCGACGTGTTGCGGGAGATCGGTCTTGGCTATCTGAGGCTCGGTCAGCCGGCGACCGAGCTGTCTGGCGGGGAGGCGCAGCGCATCAAGCTGGCGACTGAACTGCAACGTGCTCAACGCGGCAACACGATCTATATCCTCGACGAGCCAACTTCGGGGCTTCACCCCTCCGATGGCGACCGGCTGATGCAACACCTGCAGGGCCTCGTAGACGCCGGCAATACCGTCGTAGTCGTCGAACATGACATGCGCGCCGTCACGCAGGCGGACTGGATCATCGACCTGGGACCGGGGGCTGGAGAAGATGGGGGCCGTATCGTTGCCAGCGGCGTCCCTGGCGTCGTTGCGGAAGCGAAAGGCAGTCTCACCGCCCGCTATCTCAAGGCGGCGCTGTAG
- a CDS encoding type 1 glutamine amidotransferase domain-containing protein gives MTLKGKSVAILIAPRGTEEPEFSKPKQAVEDAGGKVTVVSFEPGKARTVNGDLDEGGSYTIDKTFSEVKADDFDGLVVPGGTVGADKLRGSDEAIGFIRAFFDQKKPVAAICHAPWTLIEAGVLKGRTLTSYSTLKVDIENAGGAWTNEEVVVDKGLVTSRDPDDLPAFCTKLVEEIAEGGGAALPAGS, from the coding sequence ATGACTTTGAAAGGCAAATCAGTTGCTATTCTGATCGCACCTCGTGGAACGGAAGAACCAGAATTCTCGAAGCCCAAGCAAGCTGTCGAGGACGCTGGTGGCAAAGTTACCGTGGTCAGTTTTGAACCGGGCAAGGCTCGCACAGTCAATGGCGATCTTGACGAGGGCGGCAGCTATACTATCGACAAGACGTTTTCCGAGGTCAAAGCCGACGATTTCGACGGGCTTGTTGTGCCCGGAGGGACTGTCGGTGCCGACAAGCTGCGCGGCAGCGACGAGGCGATTGGTTTCATCCGGGCTTTCTTCGATCAGAAGAAACCTGTCGCGGCTATATGCCATGCACCCTGGACATTGATCGAGGCGGGCGTACTCAAGGGTCGCACCTTGACGTCCTACTCGACGCTGAAGGTCGATATCGAGAACGCTGGCGGTGCATGGACCAATGAGGAAGTCGTGGTCGACAAAGGCCTTGTTACCAGCCGCGATCCCGATGATCTGCCCGCCTTCTGTACCAAACTCGTTGAAGAAATCGCAGAAGGTGGGGGCGCAGCGCTCCCAGCAGGGAGTTAA
- a CDS encoding glutathione-independent formaldehyde dehydrogenase, translated as MKAVVYNGPKDVSVNTIDDPKIEKQTDVIIRLTTTNICGSDLHMYEGRTSFEKGKVFGHENLGEVIEVGAAVDRIKKGDRVCMPFNVGCGFCENCERGLTGFCLTTNPGTAGAAYGFAEMGPWQGGQAELMRVPYADFNCLKLPEDAEEKEDDYVMLSDIFPTGWHGVELSGFQPGESIAIYGAGPVGLMAAHSAEIRGASQIFVVDSHDDRLKLAEAMGAIPIDMRKGDPAQQILDATGGLGTDRGVEAVGYQCCDRHGKERSNYTMNCLVKSTKATGGIGVVGVFIPEDPNAPDDLQKEGKMAFDFGNFWFKGQKIGTGQCNVKHYNRRLMKLIERDRANPAQIISHRLPLDQAPDAYKHFDERDAGWTKVVLKPGA; from the coding sequence ATGAAAGCTGTCGTGTACAACGGGCCCAAAGATGTTTCCGTCAATACCATCGATGATCCCAAGATCGAAAAGCAGACCGATGTTATCATCCGGCTGACCACGACCAATATCTGCGGGTCGGACCTTCACATGTATGAGGGCCGCACCAGCTTTGAGAAGGGCAAAGTTTTCGGTCACGAAAACCTTGGCGAGGTCATCGAAGTCGGCGCTGCCGTAGATCGCATCAAGAAGGGCGATCGCGTGTGCATGCCGTTCAACGTCGGTTGCGGTTTCTGCGAAAATTGCGAACGCGGTTTGACGGGTTTCTGCCTCACGACCAACCCTGGAACCGCCGGCGCAGCGTATGGCTTTGCCGAGATGGGTCCGTGGCAGGGTGGTCAGGCCGAGTTGATGCGCGTTCCCTATGCGGACTTCAATTGTCTGAAGCTGCCTGAGGACGCTGAGGAGAAGGAGGATGACTATGTCATGCTCTCCGACATCTTCCCCACCGGTTGGCATGGCGTCGAACTGTCGGGTTTCCAGCCGGGCGAAAGCATCGCGATCTACGGCGCCGGTCCGGTCGGCTTGATGGCCGCGCACTCAGCCGAAATCCGCGGCGCCTCTCAGATCTTCGTGGTCGATTCTCACGATGACCGCCTGAAACTGGCCGAGGCGATGGGCGCTATTCCGATCGACATGCGCAAGGGCGATCCCGCCCAGCAGATCCTTGACGCGACCGGCGGCCTCGGGACCGACCGGGGGGTCGAGGCGGTCGGGTATCAGTGTTGCGATCGCCACGGCAAGGAGCGCAGCAATTACACGATGAACTGCCTCGTCAAAAGCACGAAGGCCACCGGAGGCATCGGCGTCGTCGGCGTGTTCATTCCGGAAGACCCGAACGCGCCCGACGATCTCCAGAAGGAAGGCAAGATGGCGTTCGACTTCGGCAACTTCTGGTTCAAGGGCCAGAAGATCGGCACCGGCCAGTGCAATGTAAAGCACTACAACCGGCGACTGATGAAGCTTATCGAGCGAGACCGGGCCAATCCTGCCCAAATCATCTCGCACCGACTGCCGCTTGATCAGGCACCAGACGCCTACAAGCATTTCGACGAACGCGATGCTGGTTGGACGAAGGTCGTGCTCAAACCGGGTGCCTGA
- a CDS encoding GlcG/HbpS family heme-binding protein, protein MRTTQTLDLNDARTIIDVGIAEAERIGNPMNIAVVDAGGCLLAFARMDDAWRGSVDIAIGKAWTARAFDVETKALAKLAQPGADFYGIHASNDGKVMIFAGGVPIKEGETVIGAVGVSGGTGKQDQGVAEAAAQALAGG, encoded by the coding sequence ATGCGCACTACCCAAACGCTCGACCTGAACGACGCGCGGACCATCATCGATGTGGGGATCGCGGAGGCCGAGCGGATCGGCAACCCGATGAACATCGCGGTGGTGGACGCGGGCGGCTGCCTCCTAGCGTTCGCGCGGATGGACGACGCGTGGCGCGGCAGCGTCGACATCGCGATCGGCAAGGCGTGGACGGCGCGCGCGTTCGACGTCGAGACCAAGGCGCTGGCGAAGCTCGCCCAGCCGGGCGCCGACTTCTACGGCATCCATGCCTCTAACGACGGCAAGGTGATGATCTTCGCCGGGGGCGTGCCGATCAAGGAGGGCGAGACGGTGATCGGCGCGGTGGGCGTGTCGGGCGGCACCGGCAAGCAGGACCAGGGCGTGGCCGAGGCGGCGGCGCAGGCGTTGGCGGGCGGCTGA
- a CDS encoding putative quinol monooxygenase — MPKLALYVPLKAKPGKERDVVDFLTSALPLVQAEPGTLTWYAIEEGPGAYAIFDTFDTEEDRQAHLDGKVAAALMEKAEELFSEPPQIHKFTLLAAK, encoded by the coding sequence ATGCCCAAACTTGCCCTGTATGTACCGCTGAAGGCCAAGCCCGGAAAAGAGCGCGATGTCGTCGATTTCCTGACCTCGGCATTGCCGCTCGTTCAAGCTGAGCCGGGCACTCTGACCTGGTATGCGATCGAGGAAGGTCCCGGTGCGTACGCGATCTTCGATACGTTCGACACAGAGGAGGATCGGCAGGCCCATCTTGACGGCAAGGTTGCCGCCGCACTGATGGAGAAGGCAGAAGAACTGTTCTCTGAACCGCCGCAGATTCACAAGTTCACTCTGCTGGCTGCGAAATAG
- a CDS encoding SDR family oxidoreductase, giving the protein MTKGIEGKVVLITGGSTGIGAETARLLAERGAKVAIAARRKDRLDEVVADIAANGGTARRYALDVTDKSAVQSVVAAIIADFGRLDVLINNAGLMPIRPMAEVNTDEWDQMIDVNLKGTLYGIAAALPGFLEQGSGHIINLSSVAGIKVFAPGGTVYSGTKFAVSAISEGLRHEVGEKVRVTSIEPGAVESDLKFTTSGTAAETVLDFYKQAIPAASVARAIAFAVEQPDDVDVNAIVIRPTAQEF; this is encoded by the coding sequence ATGACCAAGGGTATCGAAGGTAAGGTCGTTCTCATCACCGGCGGCAGCACCGGCATCGGCGCAGAAACCGCGCGTCTTCTCGCGGAACGCGGCGCGAAGGTGGCCATCGCCGCACGGCGCAAGGACAGGCTCGATGAGGTCGTCGCGGACATCGCCGCAAACGGCGGCACGGCACGTAGGTACGCGCTGGACGTGACCGACAAGTCGGCGGTCCAGTCCGTCGTCGCCGCAATCATTGCCGACTTCGGCCGCCTCGACGTGCTGATCAACAACGCCGGGCTGATGCCGATCCGTCCGATGGCCGAGGTCAACACCGACGAGTGGGACCAGATGATCGACGTCAATCTGAAGGGTACGCTCTACGGCATCGCGGCGGCCCTTCCCGGTTTTCTCGAGCAGGGCAGCGGCCACATCATCAACCTGAGCTCGGTTGCGGGCATCAAGGTCTTCGCACCAGGCGGCACGGTCTACTCCGGCACCAAGTTCGCCGTCAGCGCGATCAGCGAGGGCTTGCGCCACGAGGTGGGGGAAAAGGTCCGGGTCACGTCAATCGAGCCAGGAGCTGTCGAAAGCGATTTGAAGTTCACGACCTCTGGCACGGCTGCCGAGACGGTGCTGGACTTCTACAAGCAGGCCATTCCGGCGGCATCGGTGGCGCGTGCTATCGCGTTCGCTGTCGAACAACCTGATGACGTCGACGTCAACGCGATCGTCATCCGGCCGACCGCACAGGAGTTCTGA
- a CDS encoding major royal jelly family protein produces MKTSVKLLLAAGAALSLAACSTTREGASAPQIEQVATFDGAMPTGVTVAPNGRIFVNFPQWGDNAPFTVAELVDGKAVPYPDAATNQPDPADPAGHFISVQSVVADGANRLWVLDTAAPKFSQPQAGGAKLVAIDLATDRVVKTIVLPPSVVLPTTYLNDVRFDLRQGAEGVAYITDSSNEGIGGIIVVDIASGRAIRRLSNHATTNPEPGFTPVVDGAVLMNRPADGPTTPVTIASDAIALSADGSLLYYGPLSGRTLHAVPTALLRDPAVSEEELGRAVRSLGRKGASDGIAEDDKGRVFAGDYENNAIRVLDQGRWTTVVSNPRISWPDTLSIGTDGYLYFTANQLHRQPGFHGGRDLRRKPYELLRIKVGAAPVLLRSR; encoded by the coding sequence ATGAAAACCTCCGTCAAACTGCTTCTTGCCGCTGGCGCTGCCCTCTCGCTTGCCGCCTGCTCGACGACCCGCGAGGGTGCATCCGCGCCCCAGATCGAACAGGTCGCGACCTTCGATGGCGCGATGCCGACTGGCGTGACCGTCGCCCCCAACGGGCGCATCTTCGTCAACTTCCCGCAATGGGGCGACAACGCGCCGTTCACGGTTGCCGAGCTGGTCGACGGCAAGGCGGTGCCTTATCCCGACGCCGCGACCAACCAGCCCGATCCGGCCGACCCGGCTGGGCATTTCATCTCGGTGCAGAGCGTGGTGGCCGACGGCGCCAATCGCCTCTGGGTGCTCGACACGGCGGCGCCCAAATTCTCTCAACCACAGGCCGGCGGTGCAAAGCTGGTGGCAATCGACCTTGCGACCGACCGGGTGGTGAAGACGATCGTCCTGCCGCCCAGCGTGGTGCTGCCCACGACCTACCTCAACGACGTGCGCTTCGATCTGCGTCAGGGCGCCGAGGGCGTCGCCTACATCACCGACAGCAGCAACGAGGGGATCGGCGGCATCATCGTCGTCGATATCGCAAGCGGGCGGGCGATCCGGCGCCTGTCGAACCATGCGACGACCAACCCCGAGCCCGGCTTCACCCCGGTTGTCGATGGCGCGGTGCTCATGAACCGCCCGGCTGACGGCCCCACGACGCCGGTCACGATCGCAAGCGACGCGATTGCGCTCAGCGCCGACGGCAGCCTGCTGTATTATGGTCCGCTGTCGGGTCGCACGCTTCACGCGGTGCCCACGGCGTTGTTGCGCGATCCCGCGGTGTCCGAGGAGGAGCTGGGCCGCGCGGTCCGCAGCCTGGGGCGCAAAGGCGCCTCGGACGGGATAGCCGAGGACGACAAGGGCCGCGTGTTCGCCGGCGATTACGAGAACAACGCAATCCGCGTGCTCGACCAGGGCCGCTGGACGACGGTGGTCAGCAACCCGCGCATCAGCTGGCCCGACACGCTGTCGATCGGCACCGACGGATATCTCTACTTCACCGCCAACCAGCTCCACCGCCAGCCCGGCTTCCACGGCGGCCGAGACCTGCGCCGCAAGCCCTACGAGCTGCTCCGCATCAAGGTGGGCGCCGCTCCCGTCCTGTTGCGCTCGCGGTGA
- a CDS encoding NADH:flavin oxidoreductase/NADH oxidase, with translation MAKLFEPIEVGGLRLANRIVIAPMCQYSAVDGAMTDWHQMHLGQLALSGAGALTIEATAVSPEGRITYGDVGLYDDRTEAAMRSVLESVRRWSDMPLIIQLAHAGRKASCAKPWQGGTQIAPDAENGWQTVAPSAIPFAPDDNPPVELDKSGLARIREAFADAARRAGRLGIEAIQIHVAHGYLLHEFLSPISNRRGDEYGGSLDNRMRFPLEVFDDVREAFPADRPVTVRVSGTDWVEGGWTAEETALFAQELERRGCSAIHVSGGGLDPRQQIPVGPGYQVPLARTVKDAVSMPVVAVGMITDPHQAERILEDGHADAIAIARAALWEPRWPWHAAAALGASVKAPPQYLRSEPHEAGRILEEMTP, from the coding sequence ATGGCGAAATTGTTCGAACCGATTGAGGTTGGCGGGCTGCGGCTCGCCAACCGCATCGTCATCGCGCCGATGTGCCAGTATTCGGCAGTCGACGGCGCGATGACCGACTGGCACCAGATGCATCTCGGCCAGTTGGCGCTCTCGGGCGCGGGCGCGCTGACGATAGAGGCGACCGCGGTCAGCCCGGAAGGGCGCATCACCTACGGTGACGTCGGCCTGTACGATGACCGTACCGAAGCGGCGATGCGAAGCGTGCTCGAAAGTGTGCGCCGTTGGTCGGACATGCCGCTGATCATCCAGCTGGCCCATGCCGGCCGCAAGGCGAGCTGCGCCAAGCCGTGGCAAGGCGGAACGCAGATCGCCCCCGATGCGGAGAATGGCTGGCAGACCGTGGCACCCAGCGCCATTCCCTTCGCTCCGGACGACAATCCCCCTGTCGAACTGGACAAGTCAGGGCTTGCCCGCATCCGGGAGGCGTTCGCGGATGCCGCCCGGCGCGCCGGCAGGCTCGGCATCGAAGCCATCCAGATCCACGTCGCGCATGGCTATCTGCTCCACGAGTTTCTTTCGCCGATCTCCAACCGGCGCGGCGACGAATACGGCGGCAGCCTCGACAACCGGATGCGGTTCCCGCTCGAAGTGTTCGATGACGTGCGCGAAGCGTTTCCGGCCGACCGCCCGGTGACCGTCCGCGTTTCTGGGACCGACTGGGTTGAAGGCGGCTGGACAGCGGAGGAAACCGCATTGTTTGCACAGGAGCTGGAGCGGCGCGGTTGTTCGGCAATCCACGTCTCCGGCGGCGGCCTCGACCCGCGCCAGCAGATCCCTGTCGGTCCCGGCTATCAGGTGCCGCTGGCGCGGACGGTCAAGGACGCGGTCTCCATGCCTGTCGTGGCGGTCGGAATGATCACCGATCCGCACCAGGCGGAGCGCATCCTCGAAGACGGGCATGCCGACGCCATAGCGATAGCCCGCGCTGCGCTGTGGGAGCCGCGTTGGCCCTGGCACGCCGCCGCCGCGCTTGGCGCATCGGTCAAGGCGCCCCCGCAATATCTCCGGTCCGAGCCCCACGAAGCGGGCCGCATCCTCGAGGAAATGACCCCATGA
- a CDS encoding VOC family protein: MRYLHTMVRVADPEAAIRFFTLLGLKETRRMENQAGRYTLIYLAADEDFRGDGEQGDAEVELTYNWPPEDGSASEKYTGGRNFGHLAYGVDDIYETCARLQAGGVTINRPPRDGYMAFVRSPDGISIELLQKGEHKAPAEPWASMPNTGEW; this comes from the coding sequence ATGCGCTATCTCCACACCATGGTGCGCGTCGCCGATCCCGAGGCGGCGATCCGTTTCTTCACGCTGCTGGGTCTCAAGGAAACCCGGCGCATGGAGAACCAGGCCGGGCGTTACACGCTGATCTACCTTGCCGCCGACGAGGATTTCCGCGGCGACGGCGAGCAGGGCGATGCCGAGGTCGAGCTGACGTACAACTGGCCGCCGGAGGATGGCAGCGCTTCCGAGAAATACACGGGCGGCCGAAACTTCGGCCATCTCGCCTACGGGGTCGACGACATCTACGAAACGTGCGCGCGGCTGCAGGCGGGCGGCGTGACGATCAATCGCCCCCCGCGTGACGGATACATGGCGTTCGTCCGCTCGCCGGACGGGATCTCGATCGAACTGCTGCAGAAGGGCGAACACAAGGCTCCGGCCGAACCCTGGGCCTCCATGCCCAACACGGGCGAATGGTGA
- a CDS encoding type 1 glutamine amidotransferase domain-containing protein → MQNRRQLLKALTAVFVAGAAAPVAFARVPDINGKGQLTMTRILMVATSADRMIPGTEPTGVWLEELTTPYYAFRDAGAEVTLASIKGGAIPVDQRSVNADGENDASVERYLKDEALKAEVTSTPVFTSIDPAGYDALFLPGGHGTMFDYPGSDELARLVERFDREGKIVAAVCHGPAGLVSAKKADGTPFVADRRVAGFTDSEERAVGLDQAVPFLLETRLKELGGKHEGGPDFAPFALRDGNLVTGQNPASATRTAELVMEALKDKVA, encoded by the coding sequence ATGCAAAATCGCCGCCAACTGCTGAAAGCACTCACCGCTGTCTTTGTGGCGGGTGCGGCTGCGCCGGTTGCGTTTGCTCGTGTCCCCGACATCAATGGAAAAGGACAGTTGACGATGACCCGCATTCTCATGGTGGCCACCTCCGCCGACCGAATGATTCCCGGCACCGAACCGACGGGTGTCTGGCTCGAGGAACTTACCACCCCGTATTATGCCTTCCGCGATGCGGGCGCCGAGGTGACGCTGGCCTCGATCAAGGGCGGCGCCATCCCCGTCGACCAGCGCAGCGTCAACGCCGACGGCGAGAACGACGCTTCGGTCGAGCGCTATCTTAAGGACGAGGCCCTGAAGGCCGAGGTTACCAGCACCCCTGTATTCACAAGCATCGATCCCGCCGGCTACGACGCGCTGTTCCTGCCCGGCGGCCACGGCACCATGTTCGATTACCCCGGCAGCGACGAACTGGCGCGCCTGGTCGAACGCTTCGACCGCGAAGGCAAGATCGTCGCCGCCGTCTGCCATGGACCGGCGGGGCTGGTCTCAGCGAAAAAGGCCGATGGCACGCCCTTCGTCGCCGATCGCCGTGTCGCGGGCTTCACCGACAGCGAGGAACGCGCGGTCGGCCTCGATCAGGCGGTGCCGTTCCTGCTCGAAACGCGTCTCAAGGAACTCGGCGGCAAGCACGAGGGCGGCCCCGATTTTGCCCCCTTCGCCCTGCGCGACGGCAATCTGGTGACCGGCCAGAACCCCGCCAGCGCTACCCGCACCGCGGAGCTCGTGATGGAAGCCCTCAAGGACAAGGTCGCCTGA
- a CDS encoding LysR family transcriptional regulator: MSLLQLRTFVEVYRRRSLSEAARAIGITQPAASQHIASLEAQLGRPLFDRHSRGVRPTAIADDLAASIGSSLDTAESALASARARSSRISGTVHIAAPSDLLGEMITPRLAPLLEAGLDLRLHIGGREALYAMLLEDKVHLAVTASQPEDPRLAFHALGEEHLRAVASPAVAMRIAELPLADGLNRTAHLAYDLDRPLLRTWLHANQLELTSQPALTAPDLRVLRSGLCAGLGWTVMPGYLTRSERAACTLIEIPAPVTVPRNAYYLVWARSSLRHPRVAMARDALIAALRT, from the coding sequence ATGTCTCTCCTGCAGTTGCGCACCTTCGTCGAAGTCTACCGCCGTCGTTCACTGAGCGAGGCGGCCCGGGCAATCGGCATCACCCAACCGGCGGCGTCGCAGCACATCGCATCGCTCGAGGCGCAACTGGGCCGTCCCTTGTTCGATCGCCATTCGCGCGGCGTCCGACCGACAGCGATCGCCGACGATCTCGCTGCTTCAATCGGAAGCAGCCTCGATACGGCGGAATCGGCACTGGCCAGCGCGCGGGCCCGTTCGTCCCGCATCTCGGGCACGGTCCACATCGCCGCGCCGTCGGACCTGCTGGGCGAAATGATCACGCCCCGACTGGCTCCGCTGCTGGAAGCAGGGCTGGACCTGCGGCTGCATATCGGCGGGCGCGAGGCGCTTTATGCCATGCTCCTCGAAGATAAGGTGCACCTGGCCGTCACCGCCTCGCAACCCGAAGATCCGCGGTTGGCCTTCCATGCGCTGGGCGAAGAGCATCTGCGCGCCGTAGCCTCACCCGCCGTGGCCATGCGGATTGCCGAATTGCCGCTTGCCGACGGGCTCAACCGGACGGCCCACCTCGCCTACGACCTCGACCGGCCGCTGCTGCGAACCTGGCTCCATGCAAACCAGCTCGAGCTGACGAGCCAGCCCGCGTTGACCGCGCCCGATTTGAGAGTATTGCGATCGGGATTGTGCGCGGGTCTCGGCTGGACGGTGATGCCCGGCTATCTCACCCGCAGCGAACGCGCTGCCTGCACGCTGATCGAGATACCCGCCCCGGTCACGGTGCCGCGCAACGCTTACTACCTCGTCTGGGCACGCTCATCGCTGCGACACCCGCGCGTGGCCATGGCTCGGGACGCGCTGATTGCTGCACTCCGAACATAA
- a CDS encoding RNA polymerase sigma factor, whose protein sequence is MNRQKASPRRILRRSTAADQKRALAKAILQLPADLRDVFLLHRMAGLSFEEIGQQLGIKRTVVQAHLAEALARIARAVPPDDV, encoded by the coding sequence ATGAACCGCCAGAAGGCCTCACCACGACGCATTTTAAGGCGCTCAACTGCCGCTGATCAGAAGCGCGCCCTAGCCAAGGCGATCCTCCAACTCCCGGCCGATCTGCGGGACGTGTTCCTGCTGCACCGGATGGCGGGGCTGTCCTTTGAAGAGATCGGCCAACAACTCGGCATCAAGCGCACCGTGGTTCAGGCCCATCTGGCGGAAGCCTTGGCGCGGATTGCTCGCGCGGTGCCCCCTGATGATGTCTGA